A single genomic interval of Sphingobacteriales bacterium harbors:
- the gcvP gene encoding aminomethyl-transferring glycine dehydrogenase, with amino-acid sequence MIFNHHNNEFLHRHVGNTPQQVTELLQTIGCNSLEELIEQTIPDGIRLSKALPLDHPTTEYDYLQHIRALAQQNKLWRTFIGEGFYGTITPPAIQRNIFENPGWYTQYTPYQAEISQGRLEALLNFQTMVAELTGMDVANASLLDEGTAAAEAMQMLHRLKNKNPKQPFNTFLVTTSCLPSTIEVLQTRAEPLGINLIVQCDTEFDFTNPDVFGCILQYPSHTGCVINYKTVVEAAHQAGAYVAVAADLLSLTLLTPPGEWGADIVLGLAQRFGVPMGYGGPHAAYFATREEFVRQMPGRVIGVSIDRAGNTAFRMAIQTREQHIRRDKATSNICTAQALLAIMASMYGVYHGPQGLKNIASRIHKQTAHLNAELTQMGYQQVNNYFFDTLLIDLSKHPNTSGLRIRRVAELDEINFRYFPDQPDLIGISLDETTTTRDIDRICRIFAEAVDIPAPSINGYEAKHRLPEDLMRTSSFLTHPVFNRYHSETELMRYIKSLEQKDLSLTHAMIPLGSCTMKLNAAVELMPVSFPEFGALHPYIPADQAKGYQAVFRGLENALCAITGFAACSLQPNSGAQGEYAGLMVIREWHKQNGNLNRHVALIPESAHGTNPASAVMAGMSVVVVKCDEMGNIDVADLKAKAEQYGDTLSCLMATYPSTHGVFETAIKDICQIIHQNGGQVYMDGANLNAQVGLTSPATIGADVCHINLHKTFSIPHGGGGPGMGPICVAEHLAPYLPGHIHKTNSEATNIKAVSAAPWGSASILLISYAYIILLGRDGVTEATKHAILNANYIKACLENAYEVLYVGEKGRVAHELIIDIRPFKRKIGIDAIDIAKRLMDYGFHAPTVSFPVPDTIMIEPTESESKVELDRFCQAMLSIREEIAEIENGAADSHNNVLKNAPHTIHELTANEWTYPYSRQKAAYPLPWLHNHKFWTGCARIDNSYGDRNLVCTCPPMEAYAS; translated from the coding sequence ATGATTTTTAACCACCATAACAACGAGTTTTTACATCGCCACGTAGGCAACACACCCCAACAAGTTACCGAACTATTACAAACCATAGGCTGTAACTCGTTAGAGGAATTGATTGAACAAACAATTCCAGATGGTATACGCCTAAGCAAAGCTTTACCCTTAGACCACCCCACCACCGAATACGATTATTTACAACATATTCGTGCCCTTGCGCAACAAAACAAACTTTGGCGCACTTTTATTGGCGAGGGCTTTTACGGCACTATAACGCCCCCCGCAATACAGCGCAATATTTTTGAAAACCCCGGATGGTACACGCAGTACACCCCCTACCAGGCCGAAATTTCGCAAGGCCGCCTCGAGGCACTGCTAAATTTTCAAACGATGGTGGCCGAACTAACCGGAATGGACGTAGCTAACGCCTCGTTACTTGATGAAGGTACCGCCGCTGCCGAGGCTATGCAAATGTTGCACCGCCTAAAAAATAAAAACCCCAAACAGCCATTTAACACCTTCTTAGTTACTACAAGCTGCCTACCCAGCACCATTGAAGTACTACAAACCCGCGCTGAGCCATTAGGCATAAACCTAATAGTGCAATGCGACACCGAATTTGATTTTACCAACCCCGATGTTTTTGGCTGTATTTTACAGTACCCCAGCCATACCGGATGCGTTATAAACTACAAAACTGTTGTAGAAGCTGCACACCAAGCTGGCGCTTATGTGGCTGTGGCCGCCGACTTACTAAGCCTTACCCTGCTTACACCACCAGGCGAATGGGGTGCCGATATTGTATTGGGTTTGGCGCAACGTTTTGGTGTGCCAATGGGTTATGGAGGGCCTCATGCCGCCTATTTTGCCACCCGCGAAGAATTTGTACGACAAATGCCGGGCCGGGTAATTGGCGTTTCTATTGACCGTGCCGGAAACACAGCCTTCCGGATGGCCATACAAACCCGCGAACAACATATTCGCCGCGACAAGGCCACCTCAAACATTTGTACTGCACAAGCCTTGTTGGCTATTATGGCCAGTATGTATGGCGTTTACCATGGTCCGCAAGGTTTAAAAAATATTGCCTCGCGTATTCATAAACAAACCGCTCATTTAAATGCCGAACTAACACAAATGGGTTATCAACAAGTAAACAATTACTTTTTTGATACGCTATTGATAGATTTGAGCAAACACCCCAATACATCGGGGCTTCGAATACGCCGTGTTGCCGAATTAGACGAAATAAATTTCAGGTATTTTCCAGATCAACCCGACTTAATAGGCATATCCTTAGACGAAACCACAACTACCCGCGATATTGACCGGATATGCCGCATTTTTGCCGAAGCAGTTGATATTCCGGCCCCTTCAATAAATGGTTACGAGGCCAAACATCGTCTTCCCGAAGACCTAATGCGTACCTCGTCCTTTTTAACGCATCCGGTATTTAACCGCTACCACTCCGAAACCGAGCTTATGCGCTATATTAAAAGTTTAGAGCAGAAAGATCTTTCGCTAACACACGCAATGATTCCGCTTGGCTCGTGTACCATGAAACTAAATGCAGCCGTTGAACTAATGCCTGTTAGTTTCCCCGAGTTTGGTGCCCTGCATCCTTATATCCCCGCCGACCAAGCCAAAGGCTATCAAGCTGTGTTCAGAGGCTTAGAAAATGCCTTGTGCGCTATTACCGGATTTGCTGCCTGCTCGTTGCAACCTAATTCGGGGGCGCAAGGCGAATATGCCGGACTAATGGTAATTAGAGAATGGCATAAACAAAATGGCAACTTAAACCGGCATGTAGCACTTATTCCCGAGTCGGCGCATGGTACAAACCCCGCCAGCGCTGTTATGGCCGGCATGAGTGTAGTTGTAGTAAAATGTGACGAAATGGGCAATATTGATGTGGCCGACTTAAAAGCCAAAGCCGAGCAATACGGCGACACCCTCTCGTGTTTGATGGCTACCTACCCCTCAACACATGGCGTTTTTGAAACAGCCATTAAAGACATTTGCCAAATTATACACCAAAACGGCGGCCAGGTTTATATGGATGGCGCCAACTTAAATGCCCAGGTTGGCTTAACCAGCCCTGCTACAATTGGCGCCGATGTTTGCCATATAAACCTGCATAAAACATTTAGTATTCCGCATGGCGGTGGTGGTCCTGGCATGGGGCCTATATGTGTGGCCGAGCATTTAGCACCGTATTTGCCAGGACATATTCATAAAACCAATTCCGAGGCGACCAATATCAAAGCTGTTTCGGCTGCGCCCTGGGGTAGTGCCAGTATTTTGCTAATTTCGTACGCTTATATCATATTATTAGGCCGAGACGGCGTAACCGAAGCTACTAAACATGCCATTTTAAATGCCAACTATATTAAAGCTTGTTTAGAAAATGCTTACGAAGTATTGTATGTTGGCGAAAAAGGTAGAGTGGCACACGAACTTATTATTGATATAAGACCATTTAAACGCAAAATTGGTATTGATGCTATTGATATAGCCAAACGTCTGATGGATTATGGTTTTCATGCCCCTACAGTTTCGTTTCCGGTTCCGGATACCATTATGATTGAACCCACCGAAAGTGAATCGAAAGTTGAATTAGACCGCTTTTGCCAAGCTATGTTATCCATCCGAGAAGAGATAGCCGAAATTGAAAACGGAGCTGCCGACAGTCATAATAATGTACTTAAAAACGCCCCCCATACCATCCACGAGCTTACCGCTAATGAGTGGACTTACCCTTACTCGCGGCAAAAAGCAGCCTACCCATTGCCATGGTTGCATAACCATAAGTTTTGGACAGGGTGCGCTCGTATTGACAACTCGTACGGCGACCGTAATTTGGTTTGTACTTGCCCACCTATGGAGGCGTATGCTTCGTAG
- a CDS encoding RidA family protein: protein MFEKQIINTPNAPAAIGPYSQAVWAGNTLYLSGQIALDPQTSQLIVTEGIATETRRVMDNIAAVLQAANLTWANVVKATIFLTTMDNYATVNTVYGSYFEGITPPAREAVAVAALPRQVNVEISIIAAIK from the coding sequence ATGTTTGAAAAACAAATTATAAACACTCCCAATGCTCCAGCCGCCATTGGGCCGTACAGCCAAGCCGTTTGGGCAGGCAATACGCTGTATTTGTCGGGGCAAATAGCCCTTGACCCACAAACAAGCCAACTAATTGTTACCGAGGGTATCGCCACCGAAACACGCCGCGTAATGGACAATATTGCTGCCGTGTTGCAAGCGGCCAATTTAACCTGGGCAAATGTAGTTAAAGCCACCATTTTTTTAACTACCATGGATAATTACGCCACTGTAAATACCGTTTATGGCAGTTATTTTGAGGGTATAACCCCGCCCGCCCGCGAAGCCGTTGCTGTAGCCGCCCTGCCCCGGCAGGTAAATGTTGAAATAAGCATTATAGCTGCAATCAAATAA
- a CDS encoding type IX secretion system membrane protein PorP/SprF, whose protein sequence is MKRVFLLLCFLCLTGSAAFAQQDARYTKFMFNKLVFNPAYAGSGDGLSLVGIGRYQWVNIDGAPRGATLSAHAPLDNINKKSGIGGWLEYDQLGVHQRISLFADYSYSFILGQATRLSLGISGGGLYMRSDYTQLKQTGEFDPFTDPAFNNASNVYSKFLPNFGLGLYLYNTNKYYLGASVPHLLDNKYGPTKIAHQFRHYHFMGGLVLGSESFKVHPSFLVKMVPQNAPVQLDANLLFFFKDAFYFGATYRTPINNKDKLIDSESIDALVGFAAKNGLRIGYAYDYTLSEINQFTSGSHEIMLGYNIAKQGYRVRTPRYF, encoded by the coding sequence ATGAAACGCGTATTTTTATTACTATGTTTTTTGTGCTTGACTGGTAGTGCAGCCTTTGCCCAACAAGATGCCCGATACACCAAATTTATGTTCAACAAACTGGTGTTTAATCCGGCATACGCCGGAAGCGGAGACGGCTTGAGCTTGGTAGGCATTGGTCGCTATCAATGGGTAAATATAGATGGCGCACCTCGTGGGGCAACCTTAAGCGCACATGCTCCTTTAGACAATATTAATAAAAAATCGGGCATAGGCGGTTGGCTCGAATACGACCAGTTGGGCGTACACCAACGCATAAGCTTGTTTGCCGACTACTCGTACAGTTTTATTTTAGGCCAAGCCACCCGGCTTAGTTTAGGCATTTCAGGCGGTGGCTTGTATATGCGCTCCGACTATACCCAACTCAAACAAACCGGCGAGTTCGACCCCTTCACCGACCCTGCTTTTAACAATGCAAGCAACGTTTACAGCAAATTTTTACCTAATTTTGGTTTAGGTTTATATCTTTACAATACAAATAAATATTATCTGGGCGCATCTGTACCACACCTTTTAGACAACAAATATGGCCCAACTAAAATTGCCCACCAATTTAGACATTATCATTTTATGGGCGGTTTAGTACTTGGCAGCGAATCGTTTAAAGTGCATCCTTCGTTTTTGGTAAAAATGGTGCCACAAAACGCACCTGTTCAACTCGATGCTAATTTGTTATTCTTCTTTAAAGATGCCTTTTATTTTGGTGCAACCTACCGCACCCCAATTAATAATAAAGACAAATTAATTGACAGCGAATCAATAGACGCTTTAGTTGGCTTTGCCGCTAAAAATGGCCTTCGTATTGGCTATGCTTACGATTATACGCTAAGCGAAATTAACCAATTTACCTCTGGCTCGCACGAGATTATGTTGGGTTATAATATTGCTAAACAGGGTTATCGGGTTCGTACCCCCCGTTATTTTTAG
- a CDS encoding glycosyltransferase family 39 protein, with protein sequence MIDSPLIPMLFKNPVVPYDLNSWCCNSVWLHKQPLFMWQMAISMKVFGVSEFSMRLPSALMGAITILLIYRIAFLLTNSKTISIIAGLLMCFSHYQLELISGQIGMDHNDMAFCFYILASFWAFTEKIVNKKIIWNLVIGVFAGCAILNKWLVGLLVFLPFGIYVLQEIILKKEFKQVKLFALSIICCVAVFLPWQLYILHKFNELAMYEYNFSSQHIFKTIEGHTGNFLFYLMKFGVYFGNPVWLFVIAGIVIAFAKNNHFNKTINTSIFISFITVFCFFSFIAQSKLATYFFIVVPFGLIYLAIGIYKLLNKINIKWINYLIIVVVVVLSFNPYKSFAIRKENPEREKLIYNTQIYKSLKNLIPEHIKTVVNVNSFENTNLMFYNNDITAYHWWIDVKHLDSLKNNKVWIGAFKNHGDYNLPPEYNNYPYLYLIDTLLKQ encoded by the coding sequence ATGATTGATAGCCCGCTAATTCCAATGTTATTTAAAAATCCTGTAGTACCATACGATTTAAACAGTTGGTGTTGTAACTCGGTATGGTTACATAAACAACCCTTGTTTATGTGGCAAATGGCAATCAGCATGAAGGTATTTGGTGTCAGCGAATTTTCTATGCGCCTCCCTAGTGCACTAATGGGCGCTATTACTATTTTGTTGATTTATAGAATTGCGTTCTTGTTAACTAATAGTAAAACCATCTCTATAATAGCAGGGCTGTTGATGTGTTTTTCGCATTATCAATTAGAATTGATTTCTGGGCAAATTGGAATGGACCATAATGATATGGCTTTCTGTTTTTATATCCTTGCAAGTTTTTGGGCATTTACAGAAAAAATAGTAAATAAAAAAATAATTTGGAATCTGGTAATTGGCGTTTTTGCGGGCTGCGCTATCTTAAACAAATGGTTAGTTGGCTTATTAGTTTTTTTACCTTTTGGTATTTATGTACTTCAAGAAATTATATTAAAAAAAGAATTTAAACAAGTCAAGCTTTTTGCTTTGAGTATTATTTGTTGCGTTGCCGTTTTTTTACCCTGGCAATTATATATTCTTCACAAATTTAATGAATTAGCCATGTATGAATACAATTTCAGCTCGCAACATATTTTCAAAACTATTGAAGGGCATACAGGAAATTTTCTATTTTATTTAATGAAATTTGGTGTCTATTTTGGCAATCCTGTTTGGTTGTTTGTAATTGCAGGGATAGTAATAGCATTTGCAAAAAACAACCACTTCAACAAAACAATCAACACATCTATATTTATATCGTTTATTACAGTATTTTGCTTTTTCTCATTCATTGCCCAATCTAAACTGGCAACTTATTTTTTTATTGTTGTTCCGTTTGGCTTAATTTACCTTGCAATTGGCATTTATAAATTACTTAATAAAATTAATATTAAATGGATAAATTACCTAATTATAGTAGTTGTTGTAGTGCTTTCCTTCAATCCATACAAATCTTTCGCAATAAGAAAAGAAAACCCTGAAAGAGAAAAACTAATTTATAATACTCAAATTTATAAAAGCTTAAAAAACCTAATTCCGGAACATATAAAAACAGTTGTAAATGTAAATTCGTTTGAAAACACTAATCTTATGTTTTACAATAACGATATTACTGCCTATCATTGGTGGATAGATGTAAAACATTTAGATAGCTTAAAGAATAATAAAGTATGGATAGGGGCTTTCAAAAATCATGGCGATTATAATTTACCCCCCGAATATAACAACTACCCATATCTTTACCTAATAGATACATTGTTAAAACAATAA
- a CDS encoding T9SS type A sorting domain-containing protein, with the protein MSKAMYTHVIYIYIYICISFNIKAQCRLDTANYQLVFEDNFDTYTSVSQLTTKWQFTPSSQCWGWGYDASSENPDLGRGEYYDESLVSLQPNGILRLSATKLSSTYSCYDGNTLRTFTWKSGMIQTKTGWDDPSDDYTGTWDNTGFRYGMFEIRCKLPSEFSAPAFWLYGGATELDIFEAGLPNRISTAAIDWTTTPQTICQTLHEWDLPFDNFTSDFHTFTCVWTPDKITYFFDHRELGTITSIQTYPYNCALICNLAMYPWNDINTYMDIDYIRVYKPIGGNYSLPYKSSNDFVNTNVFENQITETKVSNIQNSIEVNPNNSNEIFFRGVSEDRIYKSVYLNGTWNTNIINYNYTPTMPASLCNGNLKYNPTFNYILYAGKDNRIQYFSNQGTNDWHWFIDDNWNSNENKISKTPNSMDVTNDGKIAYRGLDNKIHVFKWNANVSKWDQLTIEYTYGNCIGMPDADFVNGDVVVEKETNNIIYRGRDGRLQIFWQSSPFVYQHGWIDDNWGTNAYLVSTDPGSIVSTPKGVFYKGMDDKLHRFYWNGVDMIHQLPSYTYGLCAGMPDADFVKSNLSYLPSLNFVLYIGRDGRVQRFEIPSNNTSTSWNHYWIDDYWNTFDFLTFNATFPTSFASLVTSTDGKMIYNNERRNSVLSYFKLESCEILDLPCGSINEIRKMANPTSTETQSNIQNVSVYPNPSRNTIILICDKRYNPDLYEIYNMQGLCLLKKTPLVKESEIDISGLPKGMYIFRALSEKGIGYTKFIKQ; encoded by the coding sequence ATGAGTAAAGCAATGTACACGCATGTAATATATATATATATATATATATGTATATCTTTTAATATTAAGGCACAATGCAGGTTAGATACAGCAAACTATCAACTTGTTTTTGAAGACAACTTTGATACTTATACTAGTGTATCTCAACTTACAACAAAATGGCAGTTTACACCAAGTTCACAATGTTGGGGGTGGGGGTATGATGCCAGTTCTGAAAATCCAGATTTAGGGCGAGGGGAGTATTATGACGAATCTTTGGTATCCTTGCAACCGAACGGAATATTAAGATTGTCTGCAACTAAATTATCTAGCACGTATTCTTGTTACGATGGAAATACATTAAGAACATTTACTTGGAAATCGGGTATGATACAAACCAAAACAGGTTGGGATGACCCTAGCGATGATTATACAGGAACTTGGGATAATACTGGCTTCAGATACGGTATGTTTGAGATAAGATGTAAATTACCCTCAGAATTTTCTGCTCCTGCTTTCTGGCTTTATGGTGGAGCTACCGAACTTGATATATTTGAGGCAGGCCTTCCTAATAGAATAAGTACGGCTGCTATTGATTGGACTACAACACCCCAAACTATATGCCAAACACTTCATGAATGGGATTTGCCTTTTGATAATTTTACCAGTGATTTTCATACGTTCACATGTGTTTGGACACCAGACAAGATAACATATTTTTTTGACCACCGAGAACTTGGAACAATAACCTCCATACAAACATACCCGTATAATTGTGCGCTAATTTGTAATTTAGCAATGTACCCTTGGAATGATATTAACACTTATATGGATATTGATTATATAAGAGTATATAAACCCATAGGAGGCAACTATTCGTTACCTTATAAGTCATCAAACGACTTCGTCAATACAAATGTTTTCGAAAATCAAATAACCGAAACAAAGGTTTCAAATATACAAAATTCAATTGAGGTCAATCCTAACAATTCGAATGAAATATTTTTTCGAGGAGTATCTGAGGATAGAATTTATAAGTCTGTTTACTTAAATGGCACTTGGAACACAAATATTATTAACTATAACTATACGCCTACTATGCCTGCTAGTTTATGTAATGGGAATTTAAAATACAATCCTACATTTAACTATATACTTTATGCAGGTAAAGACAATAGAATTCAATATTTCAGCAATCAAGGAACTAATGACTGGCATTGGTTTATTGATGATAATTGGAATTCAAACGAAAATAAAATTTCAAAGACCCCAAATTCAATGGATGTTACAAATGATGGAAAAATAGCATATAGGGGCTTGGATAATAAAATTCATGTATTTAAATGGAATGCAAACGTATCTAAGTGGGATCAATTAACAATAGAGTACACGTATGGTAATTGTATTGGAATGCCAGATGCTGACTTTGTTAATGGCGATGTTGTTGTTGAAAAAGAAACTAATAATATCATCTATAGAGGCAGAGACGGAAGACTTCAAATATTTTGGCAATCATCACCTTTTGTTTATCAGCATGGTTGGATAGATGATAATTGGGGAACAAATGCCTATTTAGTGAGTACAGATCCAGGAAGTATTGTTTCTACTCCCAAAGGTGTTTTTTATAAAGGGATGGACGATAAGCTGCACAGATTTTATTGGAATGGTGTCGATATGATTCATCAATTACCAAGCTATACTTATGGCTTATGTGCAGGAATGCCAGATGCCGATTTTGTAAAAAGTAATTTAAGTTATTTGCCTTCGTTAAACTTTGTTTTATATATCGGTAGAGATGGGAGAGTTCAAAGATTTGAAATTCCTTCAAACAACACATCAACTTCGTGGAATCATTATTGGATAGATGATTATTGGAATACATTTGATTTTCTTACATTTAACGCTACTTTTCCTACAAGTTTTGCTTCTTTAGTCACAAGTACAGATGGGAAAATGATATATAACAACGAAAGAAGAAATAGTGTATTGTCTTACTTTAAATTAGAATCTTGCGAGATTCTCGACTTGCCATGTGGCAGTATTAATGAAATTAGGAAGATGGCAAACCCAACTTCAACCGAAACACAATCAAACATACAAAATGTATCAGTATATCCAAATCCTTCAAGAAATACTATTATACTAATATGCGATAAACGCTATAATCCGGATTTATATGAAATATATAATATGCAAGGATTGTGCCTACTTAAAAAAACACCTTTAGTTAAAGAAAGTGAAATTGATATATCCGGCTTACCCAAGGGCATGTATATCTTTCGCGCTCTTAGTGAAAAAGGCATTGGCTATACTAAATTTATAAAACAATAA
- a CDS encoding acyltransferase family protein: protein MQAVTHFSGLNTLRFFAAFAIIIYHSTLETQAQLATAVKMFLHNLPIGVDLFFIISGFLISYLLLTDKQAYICKKLLFLQIISLEYLTTYIFYKNEGKEFKHIKFKK from the coding sequence ATGCAGGCAGTAACCCATTTTTCCGGATTAAATACTTTGAGGTTTTTTGCCGCTTTTGCCATTATAATTTATCATAGCACCCTCGAAACTCAAGCACAATTGGCAACAGCAGTTAAAATGTTTCTACACAATTTGCCCATTGGCGTAGATTTGTTTTTTATAATAAGTGGTTTTTTAATTTCTTATTTGCTGCTAACCGACAAACAGGCGTATATTTGTAAGAAATTACTATTTTTGCAAATAATTAGCCTCGAATATTTAACTACCTATATTTTTTATAAAAACGAAGGCAAAGAGTTTAAACATATCAAATTCAAAAAGTAA
- a CDS encoding CBS domain-containing protein, which translates to MNKNTKVKLVMSDTVIIANRASTFSQVCKLFLQYNLHHLPIVNDEDVVVGIISSTDVLRAYQNKVPAFNTQDESVLDSKISLDSIMTPGPITLDPEDTIGVAAEIFATHKLQALPVVTANNTIIGILTVRDLVRYFAING; encoded by the coding sequence ATGAACAAAAACACCAAAGTTAAATTAGTTATGAGCGATACGGTAATTATAGCAAACCGTGCCTCAACCTTTTCGCAAGTATGTAAATTGTTTTTACAATATAACTTGCACCACCTGCCCATTGTAAACGACGAAGACGTTGTTGTGGGTATTATTAGCAGCACCGATGTTTTACGTGCCTATCAAAACAAAGTACCTGCTTTTAACACGCAAGATGAAAGCGTTTTGGACTCTAAAATTTCGCTTGATTCGATTATGACACCCGGCCCAATAACCCTTGACCCAGAGGATACAATTGGCGTTGCAGCCGAAATTTTTGCCACCCACAAATTGCAGGCCTTACCCGTTGTAACAGCAAATAATACTATTATAGGTATTCTTACAGTGCGAGACTTAGTGCGCTATTTTGCAATTAATGGCTAA
- the tatC gene encoding twin-arginine translocase subunit TatC — MPSAKNNSAEMSFFDHLEALRWHILRSVMAIGIIAVLVFLVPQIVFTKLIFGLRSQDFFTYKFFCWASRSLNLGDTFCMAPANFQLQSTTVQGQLMMHLQVSLTLGLVLAFPYMLWELWRFVEPALYPNEKRHTGGFVFTTSALFFIGVLFGYFILAPFCINFFAGYTIDPQVSNIFEFGSYISILTTFVLVSGLMFELPMIMYLLTKVGVITPKFLRTYKRQAIVIILIVAAIITPADAWSQILVSIPLYLLYEVSILVSARTYKQRQQKLALQEAEALAALQTQNHPPQPPSTN, encoded by the coding sequence ATGCCTTCAGCCAAAAATAACTCAGCCGAAATGTCGTTTTTTGACCATTTAGAGGCATTGCGTTGGCATATACTGCGCTCGGTTATGGCTATTGGTATAATTGCAGTCTTGGTATTTTTAGTACCACAAATTGTGTTTACCAAACTTATTTTTGGTCTGCGAAGTCAAGATTTTTTTACGTACAAGTTTTTTTGTTGGGCATCGAGAAGCTTAAATTTAGGAGATACTTTTTGTATGGCTCCGGCAAATTTTCAATTGCAAAGCACCACCGTTCAAGGGCAGCTAATGATGCACCTTCAGGTGTCGCTTACGCTGGGCTTGGTTTTAGCTTTTCCGTATATGTTGTGGGAGTTGTGGCGCTTTGTTGAGCCGGCCTTATACCCCAACGAAAAACGCCATACCGGAGGTTTTGTTTTTACTACCTCGGCACTGTTTTTTATTGGCGTTTTATTTGGCTATTTCATTTTAGCACCATTTTGTATTAATTTTTTTGCAGGCTATACCATTGACCCACAGGTAAGTAATATTTTCGAATTTGGCTCGTATATATCAATCCTTACAACTTTTGTATTAGTTTCGGGGCTAATGTTTGAACTGCCTATGATTATGTATTTGCTTACAAAAGTAGGTGTTATAACGCCTAAGTTTTTACGTACTTACAAACGGCAAGCCATTGTTATTATTTTGATTGTTGCCGCTATAATTACGCCCGCCGATGCTTGGTCGCAAATTTTAGTATCAATACCGTTGTATTTGTTATACGAAGTTAGTATATTAGTGTCGGCCCGTACCTACAAACAACGCCAGCAAAAATTAGCCCTGCAAGAGGCCGAGGCTTTAGCAGCTTTGCAGACTCAAAACCACCCTCCACAACCACCCTCTACCAATTGA